The following are encoded in a window of Castanea sativa cultivar Marrone di Chiusa Pesio chromosome 9, ASM4071231v1 genomic DNA:
- the LOC142610209 gene encoding GDSL esterase/lipase At5g03810-like, giving the protein MRFSSCLLGSFLVAVVFSVAHGDPLVPALNIFGDSVVDVGNNNNLYTLVKANFPPYGRDFVNHSPTGRFCNGKLATDFTAEFLGFTSYPPAYLSQEATGKNLLTGANFASASSGYYDSTAQLYHAISLSQQLNYYQEYQTKVVNMVGSAKAKSIFSGAIHLLSAGSSDFIQNYYINPLLYRAYSPDQFSDILIRSYSTFIQNLYGLGARRIGVTGLPPTGCLPAAITLFGLGSNQCVERLNKDAISFNKKINSTSQSLQKKLPGLKLVVFDIYQPLLDMVTKPADNGFFESRRACCGTGTVETSLLCNARSPGTCSNATDYVFWDGFHPSEAANKVLASDLLSQGISLI; this is encoded by the exons atgaggttttcAAGTTGTCTCTTGGGTTCATTTCTTGTTGCGGTGGTTTTCTCAGTAGCTCATGGGGATCCTCTTGTTCCTGCACTAAACATATTTGGGGATTCTGTGGTTGATGTGGGAAACAATAACAACCTTTATACACTGGTCAAGGCAAACTTTCCTCCTTATGGCAGAGACTTTGTTAATCACAGTCCCACTGGAAGATTTTGCAATGGAAAGCTTGCCACAGATTTTACTG CTGAGTTCCTTGGTTTCACTTCATATCCACCTGCTTACCTTAGCCAGGAAGCCACTGGCAAGAACCTCTTGACCGGAGCCAATTTTGCCTCAGCTTCTTCTGGTTATTATGACAGTACAGCCCAGCTATAT CATGCAATTTCATTGAGCCAGCAGTTGAATTACTACCAGGAGTACCAGACCAAAGTTGTGAACATGGTTGGATCAGCCAAAGCCAAATCCATATTTTCTGGTGCAATCCACCTCCTGAGTGCAGGGAGCAGCGATTTCATTCAGAACTACTATATCAATCCCCTCCTTTATAGAGCGTATTCGCCTGATCAATTCTCAGACATCCTCATCAGATCCTATTCTACCTTCATTCAG AACCTCTATGGACTGGGGGCAAGGAGGATTGGTGTGACAGGCCTACCGCCAACTGGGTGTTTGCCAGCAGCCATCACGCTATTTGGCTTAGGAAGCAATCAGTGTGTTGAAAGATTGAACAAAGACGCCATTTCTTTCAACAAAAAGATAAACAGCACATCTCAAAGTTTGCAGAAAAAACTTCCCGGTCTCAAGCTCGTGGTGTTTGATATCTACCAGCCTCTGTTAGATATGGTTACAAAGCCTGCTGACAATG GGTTTTTTGAATCAAGAAGAGCTTGCTGCGGAACAGGTACAGTAGAGACCTCACTGCTTTGCAATGCCAGGTCACCAGGGACATGCTCCAATGCGACAGATTATGTGTTTTGGGATGGATTCCATCCCTCTGAAGCCGCTAATAAGGTCTTGGCTAGTGATCTACTTTCGCAGGGAATCTCCCTCATCTAG